A region from the Hydra vulgaris chromosome 08, alternate assembly HydraT2T_AEP genome encodes:
- the LOC136083514 gene encoding histone-lysine N-methyltransferase SETMAR-like: protein MEYPGGQKAAEATRDICNVYGDGVIVESTARKWFAKFKNGDFDVDDTPRSGRPSDFDEERLKALLKEDGHQKNRELAEKMNCDHKTILKYLHSMGFAEKFGAWVPPELSEVNKENRLQIASQHLARHRATRGHKQRFLYRIVTGDEKWCLYINMKQRKEWLDQEIRQSPESSVTFIQ from the exons ATGGAATATCCAGGag GCCAAAAGGCTGCTGAAGCAACCCGGGACATTTGCAACGTATACGGAGACGGTGTCATAGTTGAGTCTACTGCACGAAAATGGtttgcaaagtttaaaaatggcgaTTTTGACGTCGACGACACACCTCGCAGCGGGAGACCTTCAGACTTCGACGAAGAGCGTCTCAAAGCACTTTTAAAGGAGGACGGTCACCAAAAAAATCGTGAATTGGCCGAAAAAATGAACTGTGATCATAAAACAATTCTTAAGTATCTTCATTCAATGGGATTTGCTGAAAAATTTGGAGCCTGGGTACCTCCCGAGTTGAGCGAAGTAAACAAAGAAAATCGCCTTCAAATTGCTTCTCAACATCTTGCCCGCCATCGAGCAACACGTGGTCATAAACAGCGCTTTTTGTATCGAATCGTCACGGGAGATGAAAAATGGTGTCTATACATTAATATGAAGCAAAGGAAGGAATGGTTGGACCAGGAGATACGTCAAAGCCCAGAATCAAGCGTGACCTTCATCCAATGA